Proteins encoded together in one Marinithermus hydrothermalis DSM 14884 window:
- the ttuB gene encoding sulfur carrier protein TtuB — translation MIVRAPEKRELEVAGNRPLEEVLAELGINPETVVVVRGEELLTRDTRVREEDTIEVISAISGGHGALP, via the coding sequence GTGATTGTGCGTGCACCCGAGAAGCGAGAGCTTGAGGTGGCGGGGAACCGTCCGCTCGAGGAGGTCCTGGCGGAGCTCGGCATCAACCCCGAGACCGTGGTGGTCGTGCGGGGGGAGGAGCTCCTGACCCGGGACACGCGCGTGCGCGAGGAGGACACGATCGAGGTCATCTCGGCGATCTCCGGGGGGCACGGTGCGCTGCCGTAA
- the ade gene encoding adenine deaminase translates to MTPRTLTHLLAVARGDRPADLLIKNARVVNVFTGEVYPADVAVAGAWIAGVGTGYTGRREVDLAGRYLVPGLIDAHLHLESSMVTPYEFARVVVPRGTTTVVADPHEIANVAGLEGIRYILEASEGLPLSVLVTLPSCVPATSLATSGARLEAADLKAFADHPRVLGLAEFMNVPGAVRGEPEALAKLLAFRDRHVDGHAPAVRGKWLQAYAAAGPRTDHESTTPEEVREKLRAGLHVFLREGTAARNLRDLLPALTPENARRVAFCTDDRHPEDLLEEGHIDHAVRLAVAAGVDPVTAIRMATLNAAEALGLKDRGAIAPGRRADLAATPSLEAFRAEWVMSGGRVVAVDGAPQGDAWVPPQVDASAVQGTVRVRVARQNLEIPARGRRVRVIGVVPGQIVTEHRIAEARIKDGLAVADPGRDLLKLAVVERHGRGGGVGLGFVAGLGLKKGAIAGSVAHDAHNLIAAGADDRSMRTALRAVARFGGGYAAALGDEVLAVVPLPIAGLISNCSADRVRLQMRVLTAATRELGCGLPDPFMPLSFLALEVIPKLKLTDQGLVDVERFQRVDLWVD, encoded by the coding sequence ATGACGCCGAGGACCCTCACCCACCTGCTGGCCGTGGCCCGCGGGGACCGACCCGCGGACCTCCTGATCAAGAACGCACGCGTGGTGAACGTCTTCACCGGGGAGGTCTACCCGGCGGACGTGGCCGTGGCCGGCGCCTGGATCGCGGGGGTCGGTACGGGGTACACCGGCCGCCGCGAAGTGGACCTCGCCGGACGGTACCTGGTACCCGGACTGATCGACGCGCACCTGCACCTCGAGTCCAGCATGGTCACCCCCTATGAGTTCGCCCGCGTGGTCGTGCCCCGGGGCACGACCACCGTGGTCGCGGACCCGCACGAGATCGCGAACGTCGCGGGCCTCGAGGGGATCCGCTACATTCTGGAGGCTTCTGAGGGGCTGCCGCTCTCGGTCCTCGTGACGCTGCCCTCCTGCGTGCCCGCCACGTCCCTCGCCACGAGCGGGGCGCGGCTGGAAGCAGCGGACCTCAAGGCCTTCGCGGACCACCCGCGCGTGCTGGGGCTGGCGGAGTTCATGAACGTGCCCGGAGCGGTGCGGGGAGAGCCGGAGGCGCTGGCGAAGCTTCTCGCCTTCCGCGACCGGCACGTGGACGGGCACGCGCCCGCGGTGCGGGGGAAGTGGCTCCAAGCGTACGCGGCGGCGGGGCCCAGGACGGACCACGAGTCCACCACGCCCGAGGAGGTCCGGGAGAAACTCCGGGCCGGGCTGCACGTCTTCCTGCGGGAGGGGACCGCGGCCCGGAACCTCAGGGACCTCCTCCCGGCCCTGACCCCGGAGAACGCCCGGCGCGTGGCGTTCTGCACGGACGACCGGCACCCGGAGGACCTCCTCGAGGAGGGGCATATCGATCACGCGGTCCGCCTCGCGGTCGCGGCGGGGGTGGACCCGGTCACCGCGATCCGCATGGCGACCCTGAACGCCGCGGAGGCTTTGGGCCTTAAGGACCGGGGGGCCATCGCGCCGGGGCGCCGCGCGGACCTCGCGGCGACTCCCAGCCTCGAGGCTTTCCGGGCCGAGTGGGTGATGAGCGGGGGGCGGGTCGTGGCGGTGGACGGGGCGCCCCAGGGGGACGCCTGGGTGCCGCCGCAGGTGGACGCGAGCGCGGTGCAGGGCACGGTGCGCGTGCGGGTGGCGCGGCAAAACCTGGAGATCCCGGCGCGGGGCCGGCGCGTTCGGGTGATCGGGGTGGTGCCGGGCCAGATCGTGACCGAGCACCGGATCGCGGAGGCCCGTATCAAGGACGGGTTGGCGGTGGCGGATCCCGGGCGGGACCTCCTAAAGCTCGCGGTGGTGGAGCGCCACGGCCGGGGGGGCGGGGTGGGGCTTGGGTTCGTGGCGGGCCTAGGCCTGAAGAAGGGCGCGATCGCGGGCAGCGTGGCGCACGACGCGCACAACCTGATCGCAGCTGGGGCGGATGATCGCTCCATGCGCACCGCCCTCCGGGCGGTCGCGCGGTTCGGGGGTGGGTACGCCGCCGCGCTGGGGGACGAGGTGCTCGCCGTGGTGCCCCTCCCGATCGCGGGGCTGATCTCGAACTGCTCCGCGGACCGGGTGCGCCTGCAGATGCGTGTTTTGACCGCGGCGACGCGCGAACTGGGGTGTGGTTTGCCCGACCCCTTCATGCCGCTCTCCTTCCTGGCGCTCGAGGTCATCCCCAAGCTGAAGCTCACGGACCAGGGGCTGGTGGACGTCGAGCGGTTTCAGCGCGTGGACCTCTGGGTGGATTGA